CGACATAAATCGACCGAAAGCGGTTTTCGGGCCGACCCGCTACCGGGAGTATGCGCGTGGTCGTCAACGCCGCGATGAGCGCCGACGGCAAACTCTCCTCGAAGCGCCGCGAGCAGATAGCCATCAGCGGCCCGGCCGACTTCGACCGGATGGACGCGCTCCGCGCCGGGAGCGACGCGGTCATGGTCGGCGTCGGCACGGTTCTGGCCGACGACCCGCACCTCACGCTGGACGACAGCGAGCGACAGGTCGCCCGCAGGGAGCGCGACGAACCCGCCCACCCGATGCGGGTCGTCGCCGACTCTCGGGCGCGGACGCCGACCGACGCCCGAATTTTGGACGACGCCGCGACGACCTACGTCCTCGTCGCCGAGTCCGCGCCCGCCGAGCGAATCGAGGCGCTGGAGACCGCGGGCGCGCGACTCGTCACCGCTGGCGACGAGCGCGTGGACCTGTCGAGCGCACTCTCGTCGCTGGAGCGAGAGGGCGTCGAGCAACTGATGGTCGAGGGCGGCGGCGAACTCATTTTCTCGCTGTTCGAGGACGGACTGGCCGACGAACTCCGGGTGTTCGTCGGGTCGAAACTCATCGGCGGCCGCGACGCGCCCACGCTGGCAGACGGCGAGGGGTTCGTCGCGGAGTTCCCGGA
This genomic stretch from Halorussus pelagicus harbors:
- a CDS encoding 2,5-diamino-6-(ribosylamino)-4(3H)-pyrimidinone 5'-phosphate reductase; translation: MRVVVNAAMSADGKLSSKRREQIAISGPADFDRMDALRAGSDAVMVGVGTVLADDPHLTLDDSERQVARRERDEPAHPMRVVADSRARTPTDARILDDAATTYVLVAESAPAERIEALETAGARLVTAGDERVDLSSALSSLEREGVEQLMVEGGGELIFSLFEDGLADELRVFVGSKLIGGRDAPTLADGEGFVAEFPELDLEDVGRVDDGVRLRYAVV